A window of Cryptomeria japonica chromosome 3, Sugi_1.0, whole genome shotgun sequence contains these coding sequences:
- the LOC131053429 gene encoding GDSL esterase/lipase LTL1 gives MAVLVGSLLGLLVMLSGCFLDVKAAPAYFVFGDSLVDSGNNNYIATTARANSYPYGIDYPTGRPTGRFSNGLNIADFISMKLGAESVLPYLSPALNGDAFLRGANFASAGVGILNDTGVQFANIIRMPRQLQNFVQYKNRVAQILGVNETERLVAQGLISITLGGNDYVNNYYLTPVSLRSIQYRLPDYTRLIVSEYEKILRQLYNLGGRRVLVTSTGALGCAPGVKATRSRNGECAAELQRDASLFNSQVRSVVNRLNTEASAQVFTFADKCSMNMGLFNNPAAYGFVDTTNACCGQGRYNGVGLCTAASNLCRNRDSYLFWDNYHPSEKANRIIVDEFFEGSSSVMSPLNLRQMMKLDN, from the exons ATGGCAGTGCTTGTTGGGTCATTACTTGGATTGCTTGTCATGTTATCAGGTTGCTTTTTGGATGTAAAAGCAGCGCCTGCATACTTCGTGTTTGGAGATTCACTGGTGGACAGTGGCAACAACAATTACATAGCCACTACTGCAAGAGCCAACAGCTATCCTTATGGAATAGATTATCCCACTGGAAGACCCACCGGCCGATTCTCAAATGGACTCAATATAGCGGATTTTATAA GCATGAAGCTGGGAGCAGAATCTGTTCTACCGTACTTGAGTCCTGCGCTTAATGGGGACGCATTCCTCAGGGGTGCTAATTTTGCTTCTGCAGGCGTTGGGATCCTAAACGACACGGGAGTGCAATTC GCTAATATTATCAGAATGCCACGACAGTTGCAGAATTTTGTTCAATATAAAAACAGGGTGGCGCAGATCCTTGGAGTTAATGAAACTGAGAGACTTGTTGCACAGGGTCTTATATCGATTACTCTTGGAGGAAATGATTACGTCAATAACTACTACCTCACTCCTGTCTCACTCAGATCCATTCAGTATAGGTTACCAGATTACACTCGGTTGATAGTCTCAGAATATGAGAAAATTCTCAGG CAATTGTACAACTTGGGAGGCAGAAGGGTGCTGGTAACATCAACAGGGGCATTGGGGTGTGCTCCTGGAGTGAAGGCCACCAGATCTCGCAATGGTGAATGCGCTGCAGAACTTCAGCGGGATGCTTCGCTTTTTAATTCACAGGTTAGATCTGTTGTAAATCGACTCAACACTGAGGCTTCTGCTCAGGTTTTCACCTTCGCAGATAAATGCTCTATGAATATGGGCTTGTTCAACAATCCTGCAGCATACG GATTTGTGGATACAACTAATGCATGTTGCGGACAAGGAAGATACAATGGAGTCGGCCTCTGCACTGCGGCTTCAAATCTGTGTAGAAACAGAGATTCATATTTGTTCTGGGACAATTACCACCCCTCTGAGAAGGCCAACAGAATTATTGTCGACGAGTTTTTTGAGGGCTCTTCTTCCGTAATGAGCCCTCTTAACCTTAGACAGATGATGAAACTGGATAACTGA